From Anaerohalosphaera lusitana, one genomic window encodes:
- a CDS encoding PhnD/SsuA/transferrin family substrate-binding protein yields MTNADNHQFEVASKRIKLHIFALVLGILCVGELFNTRLYASESAVTTDSSDTFKVGVLANKDIYKCIREWQSTADYLSDKLNRQFILVPLKFKEIDEASKNKRIDFLIGNTYIGILTEINYSAKPIATLARKGPEGILSRYAGVIFCRSDNRDINKLSDIKGNHIAAVDRNSFGGWIMAQRLFKKSGINLSDRQGRVKYTKNHETVVKDVLSGTAAAGLVRTGVLESMAERGLIDIEEIKVLNSHENRSGFPYLRSTRLYPEWPFMALEHISEETALNVAIALLNMPAGSGVGIESGFEGWAVPQNDREVHLCLKELRIGPYENYFSNAMLTTLRHYWPILIALAILILVVIAFAAHIHRNNIKLNRVANSVSEKMHSIIETKSSSETQKILHAKSVNCHKAMKCNNTSCPAYKEDEPVRCWEIVGTFCNNTVQGNYAQKLKTCKSCQVYKDVCKNPIENLSLSFNTMLSVLAERETELKTSRDSAISLYKESEDSKLAAECERAKLKSMISGMEEGVVFADPDNVIVEVNDYFCSFLNIDQKEIIGKSIDELHNGNVRKRVLEMIDQYRTRQKTEPLTIQRAIGKSEVILRVQPIYRNDDYDGVLLNVIDVTELVEAKKNSEQAKCELEKTNQYLEMQTAIANDMAAEAEMANAYKSQFLANMSHEIRTPMNAIIGFSEMLAEEPLDHQQKTHVDIVRNSATNLLNIINDILDYSKIEAGKLDVDKKTFSLNELLRSVESMMHARAVEKEIEFKILEETSLPPKIFSDPNRLNQCLINLVNNAVKFTDTGHVYVRVRNFEESGNQYISLSVEDTGIGISKARQQSIFESFTQEDGSTTRKYGGTGLGLTITKKLTELMDGTLTLESTKGEGSIFTITIPSGIENLKSDSPNLYTYKQKKSEFVKDEVYSFKGEVLVAEDVKTNQLLIKQMLSKLGVSVTIVGDGKKAVDQTEKDRYDLIFLDIQMPHMNGYEAAKLIKKRKISVPIVALTANAMSGDKEKCLANGFDDYLSKPIQRGELIRILDKHIERSSENPAESAKSHDRNSEIDRTDINTSEEDLREGLKLDLNWTELVARAGGIDNAEMLIEIWHEDMCETIAELKQAVSRKDRDRISSLAHKIKGSAANITVESVRKNAETLELSALNCSFKEIEGLIETFESFTYSPKV; encoded by the coding sequence ATGACCAATGCAGATAATCACCAATTTGAAGTAGCATCGAAAAGAATTAAACTGCATATATTTGCCTTAGTCTTGGGCATTTTGTGTGTTGGAGAACTATTCAACACTAGGCTTTACGCTTCCGAATCTGCAGTGACGACAGATTCAAGTGATACTTTCAAAGTCGGAGTGTTAGCAAACAAAGACATATATAAATGTATCAGAGAATGGCAGAGCACGGCTGACTATCTCAGCGACAAACTGAACAGACAGTTTATATTGGTCCCCTTAAAGTTCAAAGAAATTGACGAAGCAAGTAAGAACAAAAGAATCGATTTTCTAATTGGCAATACTTACATAGGAATCCTTACGGAGATAAATTATTCTGCAAAGCCGATAGCCACACTTGCCAGGAAAGGACCAGAAGGCATATTAAGCAGATATGCCGGGGTCATCTTCTGCCGGTCAGATAATAGAGACATCAATAAATTATCTGATATTAAGGGTAATCATATTGCGGCTGTTGACCGGAATTCATTTGGCGGATGGATAATGGCACAACGGTTATTCAAAAAATCCGGCATTAATTTGTCAGATCGACAGGGCCGGGTTAAATACACGAAGAATCATGAAACAGTCGTCAAAGATGTTCTAAGCGGAACGGCAGCGGCGGGTCTGGTTCGCACTGGAGTACTGGAGAGCATGGCTGAACGCGGCCTTATTGATATAGAGGAAATAAAAGTACTCAATTCACATGAAAATCGTTCAGGTTTTCCTTATTTAAGATCAACACGCCTCTATCCGGAATGGCCGTTCATGGCTCTGGAACATATCAGTGAAGAAACCGCCTTGAACGTAGCTATAGCGCTTTTGAATATGCCCGCAGGCAGTGGAGTGGGCATTGAAAGTGGTTTCGAAGGATGGGCAGTCCCACAAAACGACCGGGAGGTTCATCTGTGCCTCAAAGAGTTGAGAATAGGGCCTTACGAGAATTACTTCAGCAATGCCATGCTTACGACATTACGTCATTACTGGCCAATATTAATTGCACTTGCCATACTGATTCTTGTTGTAATTGCCTTTGCTGCTCATATTCATAGAAACAATATAAAACTCAATAGAGTCGCAAATTCTGTTAGTGAAAAAATGCATTCAATCATCGAAACTAAGTCATCCTCTGAAACACAAAAGATATTACATGCAAAATCTGTGAATTGCCATAAAGCTATGAAGTGTAATAACACTAGCTGCCCCGCATATAAAGAAGACGAGCCCGTAAGATGCTGGGAGATAGTCGGAACATTTTGCAATAACACCGTGCAGGGTAATTATGCACAAAAGCTTAAAACCTGCAAATCCTGTCAAGTATACAAAGATGTCTGCAAGAATCCAATTGAAAATTTATCTCTGTCATTCAACACCATGTTATCTGTGCTTGCAGAGAGGGAAACCGAACTTAAAACAAGCCGAGATTCTGCCATTTCATTATACAAGGAATCAGAAGATTCTAAATTAGCTGCAGAGTGTGAGAGAGCCAAACTCAAGTCCATGATATCGGGAATGGAAGAGGGCGTTGTTTTTGCGGACCCTGACAATGTGATTGTAGAAGTCAACGATTACTTTTGCAGTTTCCTGAATATTGACCAAAAAGAGATTATTGGCAAATCTATCGATGAACTGCACAATGGTAATGTTCGGAAGCGTGTCCTTGAAATGATAGATCAATACAGAACAAGACAAAAAACAGAGCCGCTCACAATTCAACGAGCTATCGGCAAATCGGAAGTCATTCTCAGGGTTCAGCCAATTTACCGGAATGATGATTACGACGGAGTTCTTCTCAATGTTATAGATGTAACGGAGCTCGTAGAAGCCAAGAAGAATTCCGAACAAGCAAAATGTGAGCTCGAAAAGACCAACCAATACCTCGAAATGCAGACTGCTATCGCCAACGATATGGCCGCTGAAGCGGAGATGGCAAATGCATACAAGAGCCAGTTCCTTGCGAACATGAGCCATGAGATAAGAACTCCAATGAATGCAATAATAGGATTCTCGGAAATGCTGGCCGAGGAACCTTTGGACCATCAGCAAAAAACACATGTTGATATAGTCAGGAATTCGGCCACAAATCTGTTGAATATCATCAATGACATACTGGACTATTCGAAGATCGAAGCAGGCAAACTGGACGTCGATAAAAAAACGTTTTCACTAAACGAGCTGTTGAGAAGTGTCGAATCGATGATGCATGCGCGAGCTGTTGAGAAAGAAATTGAGTTCAAAATACTGGAAGAGACAAGTCTGCCGCCTAAAATATTCTCCGACCCTAACAGGCTGAATCAATGCCTTATAAACCTGGTAAATAATGCTGTCAAATTCACTGATACGGGCCATGTTTATGTGAGAGTCAGAAATTTCGAAGAAAGCGGCAATCAATATATATCTTTATCAGTTGAGGATACAGGAATTGGGATTTCAAAAGCGAGACAACAGAGTATTTTTGAATCATTCACTCAGGAGGACGGAAGTACCACCAGGAAATATGGAGGTACGGGCTTGGGTCTGACAATCACTAAAAAGCTTACCGAGCTAATGGATGGCACCCTTACGCTGGAAAGTACAAAAGGGGAAGGGTCGATCTTTACGATCACTATTCCGTCTGGCATCGAAAACTTAAAGAGCGACAGCCCCAACCTTTATACATATAAACAGAAAAAGTCTGAATTCGTAAAGGATGAAGTTTACAGTTTCAAGGGTGAAGTACTGGTGGCCGAGGATGTAAAGACCAACCAGCTCCTGATAAAGCAGATGCTTTCAAAACTGGGGGTATCTGTCACTATTGTAGGGGACGGGAAGAAAGCTGTCGATCAAACAGAAAAGGATAGATATGATTTGATATTCCTGGACATACAGATGCCGCATATGAATGGATATGAAGCGGCCAAACTGATCAAGAAACGAAAAATCTCAGTGCCGATTGTCGCATTGACAGCCAATGCTATGAGCGGAGATAAGGAAAAATGCCTTGCAAATGGTTTTGACGACTATCTTTCCAAGCCAATTCAGCGTGGTGAGCTGATTCGAATCCTGGACAAACACATTGAAAGAAGCAGTGAAAATCCGGCGGAAAGTGCAAAAAGTCATGACAGAAATTCTGAAATTGACAGGACCGATATTAACACCAGTGAAGAAGATTTGCGAGAAGGCTTGAAGCTGGATTTGAATTGGACGGAGCTGGTTGCACGTGCGGGAGGAATAGATAATGCGGAAATGTTAATTGAAATCTGGCATGAAGATATGTGTGAAACAATAGCAGAACTCAAACAAGCTGTAAGCAGAAAAGATCGAGATCGCATCAGCTCGCTTGCTCACAAGATAAAAGGATCAGCAGCGAATATCACAGTAGAATCGGTAAGAAAAAACGCTGAAACTCTCGAACTTAGTGCATTGAATTGCAGCTTCAAAGAAATCGAAGGCTTGATCGAAACTTTTGAGAGTTTTACTTACAGTCCTAAGGTGTGA
- a CDS encoding HAMP domain-containing methyl-accepting chemotaxis protein, producing MFKNLKLGAKIGLGFALLIVIACLLGGVAVYNMKRVGTSSEMLAQEYVPEVKMANELERNSLGTMYSMRGYSFTGENEYFQEGMTGLSEVEEWLGKCEELANNSEHLVKLQEQIDQVKKDLDSYKSLASNTKTKNAAIEAEREQLDTSAQNYMQACTAFLKSQEKQFEEEITTDTSAAALRERMQKVGLVNDIIDIGNTVRISAFKSQARRDPSIIEETRPQFEKMMVMFDELKALTKLDADLQAIATTRKAGENYRDAMFNLKKNWLEVQRLDEQMGEKGDDVVAAAQAVAKAGVDNTDEIATMAEAALSTSTVIMIAGLIIAAITGTGLAFFITRSITKPINRMISDLTEGSEQVASASGQVSSASQSLAEGATEQAAGLEETSSSIEEMSSMTKQNAENAQQANSLSDEAKKSANEGDQSMEKMNKAIAEIQKSAEETSKIIKVIDEIAFQTNLLALNAAVEAARAGEAGKGFAVVAEEVRNLAMRSAEAAKDTTAMIDSSVKNTNQGVEIAGEVSKVLKGVIEGVTKTSDLVSEIAAASNEQSQGIEQINTAVTQMDKVTQQNAANAEESASASEELSAQAEQMQGIVRELTSLVGGSSSTVDLKTAGKTTKKSRSAGHLNSSDHTFHQIANKKSDNSQASQEIPLDENDFAKFNS from the coding sequence ATGTTTAAGAATCTGAAATTGGGCGCAAAGATCGGCCTTGGGTTTGCTTTGCTTATAGTAATCGCATGTCTTTTAGGCGGCGTTGCTGTTTACAACATGAAGCGAGTGGGCACTTCTTCTGAAATGCTTGCCCAGGAATATGTGCCGGAAGTAAAAATGGCAAACGAACTGGAGCGTAATTCGCTTGGTACTATGTACTCCATGCGAGGCTATTCCTTCACCGGCGAGAACGAATACTTCCAGGAAGGCATGACCGGGCTGAGTGAAGTGGAAGAATGGCTCGGCAAATGTGAAGAGTTGGCAAACAATTCCGAGCATCTGGTCAAACTTCAAGAGCAGATCGATCAGGTCAAAAAGGACCTCGACTCTTACAAGAGCCTAGCCAGTAACACCAAAACCAAAAACGCTGCAATAGAGGCTGAAAGAGAACAGCTTGATACAAGCGCCCAGAACTATATGCAGGCATGCACCGCTTTTCTGAAAAGTCAGGAAAAGCAGTTCGAAGAGGAGATCACAACTGACACTTCGGCTGCAGCTTTGCGAGAGAGGATGCAAAAGGTTGGGCTGGTCAATGACATTATCGACATCGGTAATACAGTCCGGATAAGCGCTTTTAAATCTCAGGCCAGGCGTGACCCCTCTATTATCGAAGAAACCAGGCCGCAATTTGAAAAAATGATGGTAATGTTCGATGAACTTAAGGCTTTGACTAAGCTGGATGCAGACCTTCAAGCCATCGCAACAACCCGTAAGGCAGGTGAAAACTACCGTGATGCCATGTTCAATCTCAAGAAGAACTGGCTAGAGGTCCAGAGACTCGATGAGCAAATGGGTGAAAAGGGTGACGACGTAGTCGCTGCCGCACAAGCGGTTGCCAAGGCAGGTGTCGATAATACGGATGAAATCGCAACGATGGCTGAAGCTGCTTTGAGCACTTCCACAGTTATCATGATCGCGGGGCTTATTATCGCAGCCATTACCGGTACGGGTCTTGCGTTCTTTATCACGAGAAGCATCACCAAGCCGATCAACAGGATGATATCTGATCTGACCGAAGGATCCGAGCAGGTTGCTTCGGCGTCGGGTCAGGTTAGCAGTGCATCGCAGTCGCTTGCTGAGGGAGCAACCGAGCAGGCGGCAGGCCTTGAAGAGACATCGAGCAGTATCGAAGAGATGTCTTCTATGACCAAGCAGAACGCAGAAAACGCTCAGCAGGCTAATTCACTGTCGGACGAAGCGAAGAAGTCGGCTAACGAAGGTGATCAGTCGATGGAGAAGATGAACAAGGCCATCGCGGAGATACAGAAGTCCGCAGAAGAAACATCAAAGATCATCAAGGTTATCGATGAGATCGCGTTCCAGACTAATCTTCTGGCTCTGAATGCAGCGGTCGAAGCGGCCAGGGCAGGAGAGGCAGGCAAGGGATTTGCCGTTGTTGCTGAGGAGGTTCGCAATCTCGCGATGCGGTCCGCTGAAGCAGCCAAGGATACGACAGCGATGATCGATTCGTCAGTCAAGAACACCAATCAGGGTGTCGAGATCGCCGGCGAGGTCAGCAAGGTTCTCAAGGGAGTGATCGAGGGCGTGACAAAGACCAGCGACCTGGTCAGTGAGATCGCGGCAGCATCCAACGAACAGTCTCAGGGAATCGAGCAGATCAACACGGCTGTAACGCAGATGGATAAGGTAACCCAGCAGAACGCGGCAAATGCCGAGGAAAGCGCGAGTGCTTCCGAAGAGCTCAGCGCCCAGGCAGAACAGATGCAGGGCATTGTTCGCGAACTGACGAGCCTTGTAGGCGGTTCGTCGAGCACTGTCGATCTGAAGACAGCCGGCAAAACTACGAAGAAAAGCAGATCAGCCGGACATCTTAACAGCTCGGATCATACGTTCCACCAGATAGCAAACAAGAAGTCTGACAACAGCCAGGCATCTCAGGAAATACCCCTGGACGAAAACGATTTCGCCAAGTTCAATTCGTAA
- a CDS encoding chemotaxis protein CheW: protein MAETKATAAKRDKMSSDAEKFLTFALGDEEFGIGIMSVREIIGCMDVTPLPQTPHYVKGITNLRGQVIPVIDIRAKFGMQETEVTDQTCIIVIETTIDGRPFSAGIIVDRVCEVLDIEQNQIDDTPQFGSDVDTDFIMGVGKVNEAVKILLDIDKVIGTSDMSGIPGM from the coding sequence ATGGCTGAGACAAAAGCAACCGCTGCAAAGCGGGACAAGATGAGCTCCGATGCCGAGAAGTTTCTCACTTTCGCGTTGGGAGATGAGGAATTCGGAATCGGGATCATGAGTGTCCGCGAGATCATAGGGTGCATGGACGTCACCCCCCTGCCGCAGACGCCGCATTATGTGAAGGGAATCACAAACCTTCGCGGCCAGGTGATACCGGTGATCGACATCCGGGCCAAATTCGGTATGCAGGAAACGGAGGTCACGGACCAGACCTGCATCATCGTCATAGAGACCACTATTGACGGCAGACCCTTTTCGGCAGGCATTATCGTTGACCGGGTCTGCGAAGTGCTGGACATCGAGCAGAACCAGATTGACGACACGCCGCAGTTCGGCAGCGATGTGGATACGGACTTCATAATGGGTGTGGGAAAAGTCAATGAAGCCGTCAAGATCCTGCTGGACATCGACAAAGTCATCGGAACCAGCGATATGAGCGGAATACCGGGAATGTAA